The DNA segment ACATATATATCCACTGCAACAAAAAGAGAATAGGTACTATATATTATTGCTACCACACAACATGTCAGCATGAAAATTCAGAGAATTCGAAGTTAAGTAATCCTGAatctactctttttttttaatgcagATTTCACTCCACAAATTCAATCCCAACACGTCAGATAACGCTCATCTTCAAGGGTTCCACTTGATCAGTCCTGCAGTAGCAGCACCTGAGAGTACTAATCCATCTCAATTAACTTGGATTCCAAGCAGCGGCGGAGGTGGTGGATTAAACGCAGAAACCATGAGAATCGGAAGGATCGTTGAAGGTCAAGGCCTTTCTTTATCACTATCTTCCTCTTTAAAAAACTTGGAAGCCACAAAGTCGGAGAAACTAAGTATTGGACATGGTGAATTGTTCTTCGATGGAATGGTCCCTTCAAGCCATCAATATGGCTTGAACAGTACTCTTGCTACTAATCAACAATTCTTCCATGATCAAATCTACCTCGGGTTTGCGGAGTCCGCAAGAGTGGCGAACGGGTTAAGGAATTCACGCTACTTAAGAGCAGCACAAGAACTGTTGGAAGATTTTTGTTGTGTTGGAAGAGGGCATTTGATGAATCAGAAATTCAAGAAAGTTGAAAAAAACCCTAATTCCAGCTCAGATGCTGGTCGTGGAACCGTGAAGACGTCTTCCTCAACGGATCAACCGTCTTTATCTCCTTCTGAGAGGACTGAGTACCATAGAAGGAAAATCAAGCTACTGTCGATGCTTGATGAGGTATAATAATGTATATTTATTAGCcactatttctttaattttccaGATCAACTTTATTAGccaaaaattaaaatccattcaaatattacataaaaatcattacaATAAGATTTCTGGAAGCAAATCAATCGAGATGAAGAAAGGATGCTGATATGAATATTTCACCAAACTTACCACTTAGTATTAAAGTTTAGTACTATATAAAATTGATCTAGGACATTCATCAGTATACAAATATAaatgtttattatatttaatgagGTGTCACTTTAGTTAAATTAAGAACCCAATTCGAAAAGTTTCTTAGGATGGCAGGCTATTGTCGGGGGTACATGTCGTTCCGATGATCGACACACCGCCGTTGCTGCTGCTGGGAATCAACATTATAGAATGATTTGTACATACTGCTCAAGAAAAAATATGGGCTTAATCTGTCTCCATTTGGGGACCATTAACTTTTGATTCTTTTTTAATCATGTATTATGGTTATTAAATAATGCATAATGGTGAATAATTGGCAGTTTTTGATCTAAAAGGAGAAAAGGTCCCCATAAACAAGTAGAAGCCATGAgagttttttaataattaaatcaagATTCATGCTCtattttcttcaatataataatttaattatgaatATCATTTCTCTCTCTTTTCTTGCAATAATCGAATAGCATAAAAAACAATGCCTCAACTTTATTTCTACATTCCCTCTGCCGGAAAAGGTTGACACATCAAATAGATTCCTGATGACATTCATGTTAAATGAAATACTCAAATCTGATGTATCTTTTTTAATAAGCCCGGAATCAAACAGTACGAACGAGGTCTGGTCACAAGAAATCACAGGAAAAAAATCCAGTATTACAGATGAActttttacaataattatatgtGTACCAGCTAACAAGTAACTTTATCAGGTGGGTGCAAGATACACAAGATACTTTGAACAAATGCAATCAATAGTGAACTCATTCGACTCGGTACTTGGTCACGGGGCATCGTGCACATACACGGGGCTCGCCCAGAAGGCGATGTCGCGACACTTCCGGTGCATAAAGGACGCGATAGCGTCCGAGCTGAGGCTGTGCTGTGAGGCTCTAGGGGAGAAAGATGTGACAGGAGGGAGTGGAATAACAAAAGGAGAGACACCAAGGCTGAAAATTCTTGAACAAAAGTATAGGCAGCAAAAGGCAGCAGAGCATATGGGAATGCTGGATGCTGAATCTTGGAGGCCCCAAAGAGGATTGCCTGAGCGCTCTGTTAACATATTGAGATCCTGGCTTTTTGAGCACTTTCTACATCCGTATTACGCTTCTCTCTTTTATCTCTTTGCTTAATTCTTACTCACACACAAGAAACAAATGCGTGCTGACATTTTACATAAATGGCAAAAGGTCTCTCTGGTCTTGGGTAGAAAATTGTTCATTAAGACATACATCTGCGTTACtaaatttgttaggagtttgcgaggagaaaattatttaagaaattattaagAACCTTGATTATTTAGGCACCCTCTGTTGAGAAAATATTATGGATAAATCACAACTCGGAACgtgaatattattatttcactaaaataaatttacatggCACTTTTAAACTTTCAAGAATCTGGATAGACAATTACCGTACCATTTACAAATATCAACCATGGCAAAATTAGAGTATATATGTTTCAcgaattttcataatttattagGTGAGTCTTACCGTGTTTGTTAATGATAAGTTGAAACATCTAAATGAAAATGTCAGTTGACCTATATTTTAGTCCCTTTCTGCTTAATTTTGTAAAGACTTTAATTTCATTTCGCTTCCTTATTTTTAAATTACGAAACATAATATCTGTTACtcttgccaaaaaaaaaaagaagaaggtgGAACCCTTAAATCTCATTTTACTGCATCACTAACATAGAATAAATGGATTCACACAGGCACACACGTATATACACATGTACTGATCAGCTATATGCCTATATCAAAAGTTTGCAGACAAATTATGGTGACCTCAGCACTTTAATTCCAGTCTACTCAGTTAGAAGAAGTTCTGATAATTAAGTCCATGATTTTTGTGCTGATGAGAATGCTCTGtgaaattcattaaaaaaataaatgatttactGGGTAAATCCCATTTGCTTCTGCTGCACTGAACAGAAACCaatgcaataaattttattggtgtAATGATTGATTGTTGTGGAATATTGTATATTTAATCAAAGATGGGAACTTAaagaagtatatatatatatgggtgGTTGAAACAAAGGataacattttattatttattttgtctcaCAGGTACCCAACTGAAGCAGACAAACATTTGCTGTCTCGGCAGACTGGTTTATCGAAAAACCAGGTACTCATTACAATTCTCCTTTGGTATCAAAATCGATGTGTCATTTCTCTCTGATAGGGATATTTCATTTTACCCATTGGTTTTTGAATTGATTGTGTGCAGATTCTTGTCATCCATCCTTCTGTCTCTAAGCAAAGTTTCATTTCCttcttttgagaaaaaaaaaaaaaaaaccttagtTTCATTAATAAGCGATTCTTTGATAATTTTTTGATAACAATCTTatagtaaaaatattatatacatatatatcggaagaaatatttcctctttaactttatattaataatttatctaAGGACTCTTGGGAAAATAAgtttaaaaactttatttttttttaaaaggcaaattacattttttgtcttacaatttttattttttccactTTTAGtcacattaattaaaaatgaatttgtaTTCTTAGTCTTGTGATTTACATTTCTTGTTTCATTTATTATCTTGTTACaatgaattttcatttttagtctAGTAACTTATATgctttttcatttttgatttttttacctGAGTTCATTGTCCCTACCGATAAAAAATagaccaaaaatgaaaaagCATACAAgttatttttaccataaattaaaaaaacaagtaactaaattaaaattgaaacttCATCGTaacaagattaaaaaaaaacatataagttacatgattaaaaatactagTTCACTGTTAGTAGGACCAAAGTGGAAAAagtgaaaattaaataacaaaaattttgcatacccttttttaaaaatattgctaAAATTTTCGTTCTTCTTCAGTGATATGCATGCATCATGAGCACTTTCTACGCATTTTTATTCTGATTATATCTCTCTTAGTGACTCAATTAACAcaagttttaatttatttcgGTTATAGATTTATTACTTCttctttttaataatatttttagcatttacaTATGAAAAAGATAAAGTCTGACAGGTGGTCACAAGTAAATACATGATACTTCTAAAAAAAAGTCCTCAATTAATATATGTTCTTTAAGACATTAGGTGGAGAAAGTATCCTTAAAGATCATAAAAATAAGCGAAAAAGATAGCATAGACACGCACGCACATCACACAAAAAGAATCCCAGATATCCAATAGATTAGTCTAAAACCTAAAAGAGTAGAACAAGGTACCTATTTTCGGCAATAAATAAGGCTCCTATTTATAGAGTTAGGAATGAtggaaaaaatcatatttactAACTCTTGTAATATTTCGTGGAGTAGGTCTTATGAGACAGTCTtatgaatatttatctgtgagacgggtcaatcctaccgatattcacaataaaaagtaatactcttagcataaaaagtaataatttttcacggatgacccaaataagatatccgtctcacaaaatacgacccgtgagaccgtctcacacaaatttttgtctatttCGTGTTGCATTAGCTTATATTTTAGGTTTTTATTAGTgtggtaattttttttaaataagttgaGTTATCGATGGCTAATGTAACATAAAATAAGAATTGTTGCAGATGAACTTTTCTCTGTTAGATCTTAAAAATTCTAATTCAAACTAAAAAATATCCACTTAAATTAAGGAAAACTGGATTTCACATAATTCACACAATAAGATATTATTTAGTTTGTTTATAAGATGATTACTGAATGATTTAATTCAGATTCGACTCAACCTATacaacaaatcatataattaattattacatAAATTACTTGTAtctgtcaaattttttttatcagtcatatatattatataaactaGTGTTATATATATGCATTAAAATGGAAAACGATCGacgtaaaatataatattgtcAATGATACTTCTAAAtgtttttccataatttttagCCAAGTTGTAATGTGTCTAAATATAGTTCATATTCCTTTTGTGAATGCATGCATGTCCTTTATTTGAGTATACTCCATTAATTCTCTAGTTATACACTTACATTCATAGCTAGGGTTTCCCGTTTGTGCTATTAATCAGAGCTAGGAGCCAGATTTCTAATTTAATGCAGCTACATTTCCAATTAGCTagctttaaaatattaatatgccTGAAATTATAGTATCTTTATCATAATTAACAAAAAGAACAAAATActatatatgaaaataattattttacaatatatttgtATACATAAAATAACtttagaaaagaaaaaactaaTTAATTCTTTATTTCTTCCTCATTTTTCCGGATTCCCACTCTACTTTTTCTTCTCTTTATCTCTCCATATGTATAAAtggaaatatgaatttttttagtatAAGATCAATCAATATCAAACTATTATAATCATCACAATTCACAAATAAACTCAagtaatattcaaatattaatacaaatatcaatcaacaataaataaatacaacCCACGTTTGGTGAAACTAGCTAGAACCCAATTAGACGGAGTAGACCACTCGGTCTTGGGGCAATCCTTGCAGGCTATAAAATATTATGTgctgatatatcttttgtttTTCATTGTCATAAACccctttaaagatttatttcctAATAATGTTTTAGAGATTATGAGCTTACAAACAACTTATAAGTtgcttaaaataatttataagctCATTcgatcaaattttaattatatttattgaatatacAAAACAATTCagaaatttatttatcatgGTCGTCTTTGAGAAGAAATCTTCTCTAACATTATTGTGTAACAATCTGTGTATCACAAATAGAAATGTATTAGATATATATTGATTATGAAAAGTAAAACGAGCCGAAGAAAATTGGAATTTGGAAGAAACCCAAATCTCATCATCGATCTCACGTCCATTATCCACCGTAGCATCATCGGAATCCGACGAGTTATATCAACAGCCTTCTCCCCTGTGTGTACCCTTGAACAAAGTTCCCGGTCCGTTTCTGTATGATGCATTTTCCATTTGAATTCTCAATCAAACATTATACATACTGTAGGCTGtgcttctttttctttcttttttttttttttctgattttttcaaCCAGCTAATAAAGAACAAAAAACCCCTTCTCACATAATAGGACAAAGTACATATGGCACGTATTTATTTGCATGATTTGGGTTTATGttcattaaatatttactaCTCAATGAACTGAATTTAATGCTGCAGCAGCAGTGCGTACTGCCAATCACTGAACACACACTCATAATACATTTAATGTATTTCCAGGTATCAAATTGGTTCATAAATGCTAGGGTTCGCCTGTGGAAGCCCATGGTGGAAGAAATGTACCAGAAAGAGTTCCAAGATGAGGTACAACATGGAGGAGCAGCAGCAGCACAGACTCCAATGCACAACTCTCCTCCAGGAGGCAGAAGATTGGAAGTTAATGCACCAGAAAATGACCCTACGAAAGAAACCAATAATTTGATCCATGGGTTGTCCCTAGTAGGTGCCACCACTTCTGCCCCCGCCGCGTCTGGTGGCTTTCCGCCATCTGAGTATTGGCCCCAGGCCAAGTTCGGTGGTGGTGGAAGTATGGTTAGGGGTGGAAGCCAGGCGGGGGATGTGTCGCTTACTTTGGGACTTAGGCATTCGGAAAATATGCCAAGAATGAGCCAATTCTCAATTAGAAATCTTGGAAcgtattaattaaaattatattatatagttctGATATGGTAATTAGTGTAACTAATGTGTGGATTCTTGTTCGATTACATGATATATAGTGAATGCAATTTGTATGTAACGGAGAGAAAATATGTAATAATTGTGATGGGATaaggatttttttatataaaaaattgaaattgtttgtaaaatatttgattgtgaATAGATGACGATTGATGCTCGGTGGAGTGAATTCaagtattgatttatagaaaaatatatagaattgtcattctgaaagatcttatttagtaatattttgaTTAAGAGTAAGTTTTTTGATAGACGGTTTTATGAATAATTATGTCCATGtttacaataaaagtaatatttttaacataaaaaagattatttggatcacaaaattgactcatgagacCGTACATGTGTTTTTGTGCTCGATTAATTATCATGTGCTAATTACCGGTTACACAtgaattcataaaaatcaattcataacttcattttaacatatgttacatcaattaataaaatttaatctataacgattatttttgtaaaataattaatttattttgttattcaCATTGTGCTAAAGTTTAGTCTCAAATGGATGGGTCTGACCTCATGGGGATGACCCGAAAACCTGAACCAGTAGTAGCGTTGGATTAGCTCGGCCCATTAGAAAAATTAATAGTTTTATTGGGCCTTATAAATTGAGTTGGTCATGCTTCGGATCTGGATAACCTTGATTCGGAGGGGTATACTGGTCAATTAAACTGCATTATCCTCCTCTCCACGATACTAAGAACTTCACTCACCAGTCACCTCACCTCCATCAATGGCTACGGCGACCTCCATCTCCGCTCTCGCCTCATCCATTGATTCCCTCTCATTCTCCTCCATAATCTCACCGAATCCAGTTCCTTCTCTTTCATTTGTTACATTGAAGCCCTTGTCTTTGAAATTCCCTGCCCCCAAATTCCCTACCTTCGTCATATCCTCCTCGGCTTCCGTCGCCTACACAGACGTGGAAACATCCGATCTCGAAAATCTGGTGAAATCCAGGCTTCCTGGTGGATTCGCGGCACAGAATATAATCGGCACCGGCCGCAGGAAATGCGCTATTGCTAGGGTCGTTCTGCAGGAAGGCTCCGGGAAATTTGTCATCAATTATCGCGATGCTAAGGTTCTTTAGCACTTCGGATTTTATtggttttttcttatttacGCTGATATTTTACTCTTGCTCACAATTTAATTTTATACGTTTTGTGTTGGTGTATCGTTATGATGATGGTGGACATTAGTGGTAGGCTGAAGCTATGATTTTTAATATCATAAAACATAGTCCGCCTTGTCAGGCCAGAACTAGAAATTTAATATAGAACGCTATTTCTGAGAATTTCTGGCGTAgcttgtattttttaaaaatattgtactagagattaaatttattttacatttttactttaattttaaaataattataggagatttttttttaatcatttgatCAGCTTGGACATTTGGTTGTTTCCCTGTTGAAAATCTCCTGCAGCTTGTGTAAAAGTGGCATCCAAAAGTATGTGTGAGTGTATCCGCTGGGGGAGCCGGAAGATTTGCGTTGGGGGCGAAACTAATACTTGATAAAGTTGAGGGGTGAAAATTTATActttatgaaataaatatataaaaataattatatccaTGGGATAATTTTAAATCCGGAGAGTGACAACCGCCCCTACCAGCCCCTCTTTTTCCACCATTCGAGTGTATTTGATGTACTTAGGCAGGAGTTCATGACCTCATGAGAGCCAATTGATACCCATGCCAAAAGAGACTATTGCAAAATGATTGTTGGGCCAAAGGATTCTTGGATCATTTTTCAAACCCTTGGAATCATCTGTTCCTATGAGTCATCGAGTCATCTTGGAGTGGAAGTGGATTTAGGAACTTGCGTTTTTCcactttttatgaaaatgtaacCTACTCTCTGTATGTCATGACATATGAGAGCCAATTGATACCCATGCCAAAAGAGATTATCGCAAAATGATTGTTGGGCTAAAGGATTCTTGGATCATTTTTCGTAACCCTTGGAATCATCTGTTCCTATGAGTCATCTTGGAGTGGAAGTGGAAGTGGATTTAGGAACTTGCGTTTTCCACTTTCTATGAAAATGTAACCTACTCTCTGTATGTTTCCTCCAAAATCAGGTGAATGATAGTACAAGCCTCAACCCAAATCTTTTTATTGGTCTGGCGCAAGTGTGAGTCTTTCAAATAAGGTatatttacataataaaaaGGGGAAGAAAAACCAATTTTTGCAATTTGACTCTCATCTCTCATGTTGTCCATGCTTCTGAATTGTTTGGAGGCAACAAGCTCCTAAAATCTTCATAATTCCTTGAAATTGATGTTGCTAACAGATTAATCACACATGATTAGACAAGAAACACATGGACACTATTGGAAAGTATATTAAGATGTGATGTACAGATGCTGAAGTTGAAATATTACTCTTGAACTTATGATTTAGAGGATATAAAACTCAAGCAGTTCATGCTGGTAGTTTGACGATCAAATTTGATGGGGTGTGAAAAATCTGTTCTTTGTAATTCTGAGGCATATTGTGAGGATTCTGAGATTTTAAGATCAAAGTCGACATGAATCGAACTGATTTTGCAGGAATACCTTCAAGGGAATCCTCTATGGCTGCAGTATATTAAGACTCCTCTAATGACTTTAGGCTATGAGAGTAGCTATGATGTCTTTGTGAAGGCTCACGGTGGCGGCCTGTTGGGGCAAGCTCAAGCGATCTCCCTTGGTGTTGCTCGGGCTTTACTGAAAGTGAGCGCAAGTCACAGATCACCTTTGAAACAGGAAGGTCTCCTGACCAGAGACTCAAGAATAGTCGAGAGGAAGAAGCCTGGGTTAAAGGAAAGCTAGGAAGCGCCCTCAGTACTCAAAACGTTAAGGTTTTAGCAGATATTGTAACTCCCTTCTTCAATTTTCGTATAACGTGGAGCAAGTTCGGGTTTGCTTTCTCAGGATTGATACCAGAATCAACCTCATATTATGCTGACAAGCATCAACATTTTGGTTTTCCGTGTATAAAATCTCTGTTTTTCCTTGCTTTGTTGTATTGATTTTCACAGGAAGGATTAATATTCTCTTCTATGTTTTATGTATCTTCAGTTACAAATGTAAGTCCAACACTCTTTTTTAGCAAATTACATGCATGTTGGAATATTCCTATGtgaagtttttattttataatttaaatataataatataagagAATtacttatattaaaatttaagtataGTCTTGCTGTcatagtttatttttttattcaatttatccttatttatttaacaaatccaaaaaaaatctattatcataattttataaacatacaaatctatTCAAATCGTATCTAAATATTATCCACGTTCAAATCATCATATTAGatctcttttaattttcaaaattttaatatctcAAAGGATACTAGCCTAATTATACTAGGGGTAGATCGCGAGGAGGAGGACAATTGCAAATTGCAATGATTCTTCAATcctcttttacattaaaaaaaaattttaattccaaATTTCCTTTCATTATagatttgtttattaaaaaatttaaaatataatataatataatttaccatatttaaatttcttatcaTCTGCCTTACTCTCCAAGGAAAATCTGGTTAACAGATTAGGGTGAAAAATTCTACGAATAACGCCGTTTAAACGTTGCCGCGAGGGACGCCGATGTCTTTCTTCCATTGATCAAGTATTCCGTTATCGATAACGGAATAAACGCTAACGACTTCCTTCCTTCAATTTCCTATAGAGAAACCATACAAGGCATATCTTAAGGACTTGAACCCCTGTTTATTCACAAGCAAATGAAGCAATTCTGACCGGAACTTGATTTTTTATTCGCCAATTTAGGTTTGATCGAGCATACctttaaagttaaattttttaaaaaaaaatatttttagaaaaggTTAGTGTTCAACAGCTAGAAATAGTGAAAATGGAGGATTATGGA comes from the Primulina huaijiensis isolate GDHJ02 chromosome 8, ASM1229523v2, whole genome shotgun sequence genome and includes:
- the LOC140982724 gene encoding BEL1-like homeodomain protein 2, with translation MHMKDISMAAKNQGDWMIRFQGFDPLSSQVDNLSTLQPPVYNATGGSMLAEVINLPWRRTDSGLLDDQIQYADEISLHKFNPNTSDNAHLQGFHLISPAVAAPESTNPSQLTWIPSSGGGGGLNAETMRIGRIVEGQGLSLSLSSSLKNLEATKSEKLSIGHGELFFDGMVPSSHQYGLNSTLATNQQFFHDQIYLGFAESARVANGLRNSRYLRAAQELLEDFCCVGRGHLMNQKFKKVEKNPNSSSDAGRGTVKTSSSTDQPSLSPSERTEYHRRKIKLLSMLDEVGARYTRYFEQMQSIVNSFDSVLGHGASCTYTGLAQKAMSRHFRCIKDAIASELRLCCEALGEKDVTGGSGITKGETPRLKILEQKYRQQKAAEHMGMLDAESWRPQRGLPERSVNILRSWLFEHFLHPYPTEADKHLLSRQTGLSKNQVSNWFINARVRLWKPMVEEMYQKEFQDEVQHGGAAAAQTPMHNSPPGGRRLEVNAPENDPTKETNNLIHGLSLVGATTSAPAASGGFPPSEYWPQAKFGGGGSMVRGGSQAGDVSLTLGLRHSENMPRMSQFSIRNLGTY